One window from the genome of Candidatus Didemnitutus sp. encodes:
- a CDS encoding DEAD/DEAH box helicase family protein — protein sequence MFARSLRDRLQDLPALDPTGLRACQIDAITNLDASLKAAKPRILVQMATGSGKTFTAITSIYRLLKHARVRRVLFLVDTRNLGEQAEQEFLAYTPSDDNRKFTELYTVTRLASSHLPTDAEVFIACCNPDNRHKRKETWHAEKNPTGRWRKFTHAELAARDKTSLDLFWLKDDSLADLDNLPEPADLAEEIIENIEAGLANFRTVAASLGKSVP from the coding sequence ATCTTCGCGCGCTCCCTTCGCGACCGCCTGCAGGACCTTCCCGCGCTCGATCCCACCGGCCTCCGCGCCTGCCAGATCGACGCCATCACGAATCTCGACGCCTCGCTCAAAGCCGCCAAACCGCGCATCCTCGTCCAGATGGCCACCGGCTCGGGCAAGACCTTCACCGCGATCACGTCGATCTATCGCCTGCTCAAACACGCCCGCGTCCGCCGCGTGCTCTTCCTCGTCGATACGCGCAACCTCGGCGAGCAGGCCGAGCAGGAGTTCCTCGCCTACACGCCGAGCGACGACAACCGCAAATTCACCGAGCTCTACACCGTCACGCGTCTCGCCTCGTCGCACCTGCCCACCGACGCCGAGGTCTTCATCGCCTGCTGCAATCCGGACAACCGCCACAAGCGCAAGGAAACGTGGCACGCCGAAAAGAACCCGACCGGCCGCTGGCGGAAGTTCACCCACGCCGAACTCGCCGCGCGCGACAAGACGAGCCTCGACCTCTTCTGGCTGAAGGACGACAGCCTCGCCGACCTCGACAACCTCCCCGAGCCCGCCGACCTCGCGGAGGAGATCATCGAAAACATCGAGGCCGGCCTCGCCAACTTCCGCACCGTCGCCGCCTCGCTGGGTAAGTCAGTGCCCTAG
- a CDS encoding acetylxylan esterase: protein MRASFASPRPGWFWFASLCGLLAAIGEAPALEISPVPPAAQRRLATVRVEVVPDHADWTYALGEPVRFRVAVRADGHPVPGAVVTYTVAPEHTRAPRVRAEVPAEGLTIDGGTRSEPGFLRCIAETEIGGHKYRGLATVAFAPERIQSAQVNPADFDAFWEKSRRELAAVPMQPEVTLLPEACTDELNVYHVSFRTVGVEWLGPSRIYGILCEPKAPGKYPALLRLPGAGVRPYAGDKSTAARGFITLEIGIHGLPVNLPKEIYDRLYAGALSDYATFNLDNRETFYFRRVYLGCVRANDFLATRPAWDGRNLIAAGSSQGGRLAIVTAALDPRVTGVVAVHPGFCDVTPAALHRRGTGRLQPFSAEELATSVHATPAKLATAAYYDTVNFARRLRVPGYYTWGYNDEVVTPTSLHAAYNAITAPKTLELTLELGHAYTSEQWEAMQAWIARQTAPR, encoded by the coding sequence ATGCGTGCCTCATTCGCGTCGCCTCGCCCCGGGTGGTTTTGGTTCGCTTCGCTCTGCGGCCTGCTCGCCGCGATCGGCGAAGCCCCGGCGCTCGAAATTTCCCCGGTGCCGCCGGCGGCGCAGCGCCGCCTCGCCACGGTGCGCGTGGAAGTCGTGCCCGATCACGCCGACTGGACGTATGCGTTGGGCGAGCCGGTGCGTTTCCGCGTGGCGGTGCGCGCGGACGGCCATCCGGTGCCCGGCGCCGTGGTCACCTACACCGTCGCGCCGGAGCACACGCGCGCCCCGCGCGTGCGTGCGGAGGTGCCGGCGGAGGGCTTGACGATCGACGGCGGCACGCGGAGCGAGCCGGGTTTCCTGCGCTGCATCGCGGAGACGGAGATCGGCGGTCACAAATACCGCGGGCTGGCCACCGTGGCGTTCGCACCCGAGCGCATCCAGTCGGCGCAGGTGAATCCGGCGGATTTCGACGCGTTTTGGGAAAAGAGCCGCCGCGAACTCGCGGCGGTGCCGATGCAACCCGAGGTGACGCTCCTCCCGGAGGCGTGCACGGACGAGTTGAACGTCTACCACGTCAGCTTCCGCACGGTCGGCGTCGAGTGGCTCGGGCCGTCGCGCATCTACGGCATCCTGTGCGAGCCGAAGGCGCCGGGGAAATACCCCGCGTTGCTCCGGCTGCCCGGCGCGGGCGTGCGGCCGTATGCGGGCGACAAGTCCACCGCGGCGCGCGGCTTCATCACGCTCGAGATCGGCATCCACGGCCTGCCGGTGAATTTGCCCAAGGAGATCTACGACCGCCTCTACGCGGGGGCGTTGTCCGACTACGCGACGTTCAATCTCGATAATCGCGAGACGTTCTATTTCCGCCGCGTCTATCTCGGCTGCGTGCGGGCGAACGATTTTCTCGCGACGCGCCCCGCGTGGGACGGACGCAATCTCATCGCCGCCGGTTCGAGCCAGGGCGGGCGGCTCGCCATCGTCACCGCCGCACTCGATCCGCGCGTGACCGGCGTCGTTGCCGTGCATCCCGGTTTTTGCGACGTGACGCCGGCCGCACTCCATCGGCGTGGCACGGGCCGGCTGCAACCGTTCAGCGCCGAGGAACTCGCGACCTCGGTGCACGCCACGCCCGCGAAGCTCGCGACCGCCGCCTACTACGACACCGTCAACTTCGCGCGCCGCCTGCGCGTGCCGGGTTACTACACTTGGGGCTACAACGACGAAGTCGTCACGCCCACCTCGCTGCACGCCGCCTACAACGCCATCACCGCGCCCAAGACGCTCGAGCTCACGCTGGAGCTCGGCCACGCCTACACCAGCGAGCAGTGGGAGGCGATGCAGGCGTGGATCGCGCGGCAAACCGCGCCGCGCTGA
- the serA gene encoding phosphoglycerate dehydrogenase: protein MQKHSFDKRRIKILLLEGIHPNAVDVLSASGYSSVKSLPKSLAGDALKAALKDVHFLGIRSRTDLTAEMLEAAPKLAAIGCFCIGTNQVDLAAAAKRGIPVFNAPYSNTRSVAELVIGEAIMLLRGIPDKNALVHRGGWSKSAEGSVEVRGKTLGVVGYGHIGTQVSILAEHLGMRVLFYDIEGKLPLGNAKPVQKLSSLLAESDVVSLHVPENASTKNLIGRAQLAQMKKGAHLINAARGTVVDIDALAEALEKKHLGGAAIDVFPVEPKGNDEEFLSPLRQFDNVILTPHIGGSTIEAQAGIGTEVAEKLVRYSDNGSSVTAVNFPEVTLPEHAGTGKSRLLHVHKNIPGVLAHVNEKFSKRGVNISAQYLQTNEHIGYLVMDVDAGASEIAIDELSTVPGTIRARLLY from the coding sequence ATGCAAAAGCACTCCTTCGACAAACGCCGCATCAAGATCCTGCTCCTCGAAGGCATCCACCCGAACGCCGTGGATGTCCTCTCCGCCAGCGGCTACTCGTCGGTGAAGTCCCTGCCGAAATCCCTCGCGGGCGACGCGCTGAAGGCCGCGCTCAAGGACGTGCACTTCCTCGGCATCCGCTCCCGCACCGACCTGACCGCCGAGATGCTCGAGGCCGCGCCGAAGCTTGCCGCGATCGGCTGCTTCTGCATCGGCACCAACCAGGTCGATCTCGCCGCCGCCGCGAAGCGCGGCATCCCGGTCTTCAACGCCCCGTATTCCAACACCCGCAGCGTCGCCGAGCTCGTCATCGGCGAGGCGATCATGCTCCTGCGCGGCATCCCCGACAAAAACGCCCTCGTCCACCGCGGCGGCTGGTCCAAGAGCGCCGAAGGCAGCGTCGAAGTCCGCGGCAAGACGCTCGGCGTCGTCGGCTACGGCCACATCGGCACGCAGGTCAGCATCCTCGCGGAACACCTCGGCATGCGCGTGCTCTTCTACGACATCGAGGGCAAGCTCCCGCTCGGCAACGCCAAGCCCGTCCAGAAACTCTCCTCGCTCCTCGCCGAGTCCGACGTCGTCTCGCTCCACGTTCCCGAAAACGCCTCGACGAAAAACCTCATCGGCCGCGCCCAGCTCGCGCAGATGAAAAAAGGCGCGCACCTCATCAACGCCGCCCGCGGCACCGTCGTCGACATCGACGCCCTCGCCGAAGCGCTCGAGAAGAAACATCTCGGCGGCGCCGCCATCGACGTTTTCCCCGTCGAACCGAAGGGCAACGACGAGGAATTCCTCTCGCCGCTCCGCCAATTCGACAACGTCATCCTCACGCCGCACATCGGCGGCAGCACCATCGAGGCGCAGGCCGGCATCGGCACCGAGGTCGCGGAAAAACTCGTCCGCTACTCCGACAACGGCTCGAGCGTCACCGCGGTGAACTTCCCCGAGGTCACGCTTCCCGAGCACGCCGGCACCGGCAAGTCGCGCCTCCTCCACGTGCACAAGAACATCCCCGGCGTTCTCGCGCACGTGAACGAGAAGTTTTCCAAGCGCGGCGTGAACATCTCCGCCCAATACCTGCAGACCAACGAGCACATCGGCTACCTCGTCATGGACGTCGACGCCGGCGCCAGCGAGATCGCCATCGACGAGCTTTCGACCGTCCCCGGCACCATCCGCGCCCGCCTGCTCTACTGA